Proteins from a single region of Erythrobacter sp.:
- a CDS encoding glycogen/starch/alpha-glucan phosphorylase, with protein MTNSSNGSLTGKAATLEARILDALHHRVGKTERAAKPHDWYNAAVLAMRDDIIDNWFASTDRTHEAEGKRVYYLSLEFLIGRLLRDALSNLGSTREMEQALREHGLDLAPLEELEPDAALGNGGLGRLAACFMESLASLDIAAAGYGIRYINGMFRQRIDDGWQIELPETWLAHGNPWEFERRESAYTIGFGGEVVSEGGAIRWVPGEKIEATAFDTPVVGWQGKRVNTLRLWNANAVDPIQLAAFNAGDHAGALAAQVRADSLVRVLYPADSTPAGQELRLRQEFFFSSASIQDIVRRHIQYFGDVRSLPEKAAIQLNDTHPSVAVAELMRLLMDDHHLAFDEAWDITRGTIAYTNHTLLPEALESWPLPLFERLLPRHMQIVYTINAKVLREARKAGLEDASIAAISLIDEHGERRVRMANLAFVGAHSVNGVAALHTELMKQTVFADLHKLYPARINNKTNGVTPRRWLHQSNPRLTGLIREAIGDGFKADAEQLASLAAMAGDKALGERVDEVKRANKVDLANHLRELTGLRLDADALFDVQIKRIHEYKRQLLNLIETVALYDQIRSHPERDWVPRVKIFGGKAAPTYHNAKLIIKLANDIARRINSDPSVGELLKVVFVPNYNVSLAERIIPAADLSEQISTAGMEASGTGNMKFAFNGALTIGTLDGANIEIMERVGTENIVIFGLTAEEVAAKRAGGYSPREVIEGSSELAQAIHSIASGVYSPDEPTRYQGLMDALYNSDWFMVAADFDAYAAAQREVEQRWCDRPAWRKSAIMNIANVGWFSSDRTISEYAREIWGVM; from the coding sequence ATGACGAACAGCTCGAATGGCAGCCTGACCGGCAAGGCGGCTACGCTCGAAGCGCGCATTCTCGACGCCTTGCATCACCGCGTCGGCAAGACCGAACGCGCGGCCAAGCCGCATGACTGGTACAATGCCGCTGTGCTCGCCATGCGCGATGACATCATCGACAACTGGTTCGCCTCGACCGACCGCACCCATGAGGCCGAGGGCAAGCGGGTCTATTATCTCAGCCTCGAATTCCTGATCGGCCGCCTGCTGCGCGATGCACTCTCGAACCTCGGCAGTACGCGCGAGATGGAGCAGGCGCTGCGCGAACACGGGCTCGATCTGGCGCCGCTGGAGGAACTCGAACCCGATGCCGCGCTCGGCAATGGCGGGCTCGGGCGGCTTGCGGCGTGCTTCATGGAGAGCCTCGCCAGCCTCGACATCGCCGCCGCTGGCTATGGCATTCGCTACATCAACGGCATGTTCCGCCAGCGCATCGACGATGGTTGGCAGATCGAACTGCCCGAAACCTGGCTCGCCCACGGCAATCCGTGGGAGTTCGAGCGGCGGGAGAGCGCCTACACCATCGGCTTCGGCGGCGAGGTGGTAAGCGAGGGCGGGGCGATCCGCTGGGTTCCGGGCGAAAAGATCGAGGCGACCGCCTTCGATACCCCGGTGGTCGGCTGGCAGGGCAAGCGGGTCAACACCCTGCGGCTGTGGAATGCCAATGCGGTCGATCCGATCCAGCTCGCTGCCTTCAACGCCGGCGATCACGCGGGCGCGCTCGCTGCGCAGGTTCGGGCCGACAGTCTGGTACGGGTGCTCTATCCGGCGGATTCGACCCCGGCGGGGCAGGAATTGCGCCTGCGGCAGGAGTTCTTCTTCTCCAGCGCAAGCATCCAGGACATCGTGCGCCGCCATATCCAGTATTTCGGCGATGTGCGCAGCCTGCCGGAAAAGGCGGCGATCCAGCTGAACGACACCCACCCGTCGGTGGCGGTGGCCGAGTTGATGCGGCTGCTGATGGACGATCACCACCTCGCCTTTGACGAGGCGTGGGACATAACCCGCGGCACGATTGCCTATACCAACCACACCCTGCTGCCCGAGGCGCTTGAAAGCTGGCCGCTGCCGCTGTTCGAGCGGCTGCTGCCGCGCCACATGCAGATCGTCTACACCATCAACGCCAAGGTGCTGCGCGAGGCGCGCAAGGCCGGGCTGGAAGATGCCTCGATTGCCGCGATCTCGCTGATCGACGAGCATGGCGAGCGGCGCGTGCGGATGGCGAACCTCGCTTTCGTGGGCGCGCATTCTGTGAACGGGGTGGCAGCGCTCCACACTGAACTGATGAAGCAGACCGTGTTCGCCGATCTGCACAAGCTCTATCCGGCGCGGATCAACAACAAGACCAACGGCGTCACCCCGCGGCGCTGGCTTCACCAGTCGAACCCGCGCCTGACCGGCCTCATCCGCGAGGCGATCGGTGACGGGTTCAAGGCCGATGCCGAGCAGCTGGCGAGCCTTGCCGCGATGGCGGGCGACAAGGCGCTGGGCGAGCGGGTCGACGAGGTGAAGCGCGCCAACAAGGTCGATCTGGCCAATCATTTGCGCGAGCTGACGGGGCTGCGGCTTGACGCCGATGCGCTGTTCGACGTGCAGATCAAACGCATCCACGAATACAAGCGCCAGCTGCTCAACCTGATCGAGACGGTGGCGCTCTATGACCAGATCCGCAGCCATCCCGAACGCGACTGGGTGCCGCGCGTGAAGATCTTCGGCGGCAAGGCTGCGCCGACCTATCACAACGCCAAGCTGATCATCAAACTGGCCAATGACATCGCCCGGCGGATCAATTCCGATCCTTCCGTGGGCGAATTGCTGAAGGTGGTGTTCGTCCCGAACTACAATGTCAGCCTGGCCGAGCGGATCATTCCGGCCGCTGACCTTAGCGAGCAGATTTCCACCGCCGGTATGGAAGCTTCGGGCACCGGCAACATGAAGTTCGCCTTCAACGGCGCGCTCACCATCGGCACGCTCGACGGGGCCAATATCGAGATCATGGAGCGGGTTGGCACCGAGAATATCGTGATCTTCGGCCTCACCGCTGAGGAGGTCGCTGCCAAGCGTGCCGGGGGCTATTCCCCGCGCGAAGTGATCGAGGGTTCGAGCGAACTGGCCCAGGCGATCCATTCGATCGCCAGCGGGGTCTATAGCCCTGACGAGCCGACCCGCTATCAGGGGCTGATGGATGCGCTCTACAATTCCGACTGGTTCATGGTGGCGGCCGATTTTGACGCCTATGCCGCGGCCCAGCGCGAGGTTGAACAGCGCTGGTGCGACAGGCCCGCGTGGCGCAAGTCGGCGATCATGAACATCGCCAATGTCGGCTGGTTCTCCTCCGATCGCACCATCAGCGAATATGCGCGCGAGATCTGGGGCGTGATGTGA
- the glgB gene encoding 1,4-alpha-glucan branching protein GlgB, which translates to MKPPAEAIAALMDGSHADPFSLLGPHDGPAGTFARAILHGAETAEAFSLKGGRLGKMTRVDGPLFEGLLRGKPKPVRYHCKGNGHEWWVTDPYSFGPVLGPMDDFLIAEGTHLRLFDKLGAHVIEHQGCTGVHFAVWAPNARSVNLVGDFNGWNGAAHMLRRRVDIGVWEIFIPDIGEGAAYKYRITGPDGTVQPLKADPFAFASELRPRTASIVARPGKREWGDSAHRAHWASVDPRREAISIYEVHPGSWQRRDDGWFLDWDELAARLIPYVAEMGFTHIEFLPVSEHPYDPSWGYQTTGLYAPSARFGDVEGFARFVDGAHRAGIGVLIDWVPAHFPVDEHGLARFDGTALYEHEDPRLGFHPDWNTAIYNFGRKEVRSFLVNNALFWAEQYHVDGLRVDAVASMLYRDYSRKEGEWIPNAEGGRENWEAVEFMRATNRALYGTHAGVMTIAEESTSWPGVSQPAFDEGPRTALGFGFKWNMGFMHDTLQYMARDPVHRKYHHNEITFGLVYAFSENFVLPLSHDEVVHGKGTILGKMSGDDWQQFANLRAYYAMMWGYPGKKLLFMGQEFAQRREWSEERALDWELMDAPAHRGVARLICDLNRLYRETPALHARDCEGEGFAWLIADDADNSVFAWVRMAPGAAPVAVISNMTPALHTAYRVPLPHDGAWAEVLNSDAEIYGGSGQGNLGRVEARDGAAHIVLPPLATIMLQFEG; encoded by the coding sequence GTGAAACCCCCGGCCGAGGCCATCGCCGCGCTGATGGACGGATCGCACGCCGATCCCTTCTCGCTGCTCGGCCCGCATGACGGCCCGGCAGGGACCTTTGCCCGCGCGATCCTGCACGGTGCCGAAACCGCCGAGGCTTTCTCGCTCAAGGGTGGGCGCCTCGGCAAGATGACCCGCGTCGATGGCCCGCTGTTCGAGGGGCTGCTGCGGGGCAAGCCCAAGCCGGTGCGTTACCATTGCAAGGGGAACGGCCACGAATGGTGGGTGACCGATCCCTACAGCTTCGGCCCCGTTCTGGGGCCGATGGACGATTTCCTGATCGCCGAGGGCACGCATCTTCGGCTGTTCGACAAGCTCGGCGCGCATGTGATCGAACATCAGGGCTGCACGGGCGTGCACTTCGCCGTCTGGGCGCCCAATGCCCGCAGCGTAAACCTTGTCGGCGATTTCAACGGCTGGAACGGGGCTGCGCATATGCTGCGCCGCCGTGTCGATATCGGCGTGTGGGAAATCTTCATCCCCGACATCGGCGAAGGCGCGGCCTACAAATATCGCATCACCGGGCCTGACGGCACGGTCCAGCCGCTGAAGGCCGATCCCTTCGCCTTCGCCAGCGAGCTGCGCCCCAGGACCGCCAGCATCGTCGCGCGGCCCGGCAAGCGCGAATGGGGCGACTCTGCCCACCGTGCCCACTGGGCCAGCGTCGATCCCCGGCGCGAGGCCATATCGATCTACGAAGTCCACCCCGGCTCATGGCAGCGTCGCGATGATGGCTGGTTCCTCGACTGGGACGAACTGGCCGCGCGGCTGATCCCCTACGTGGCCGAAATGGGCTTTACCCATATCGAGTTCCTGCCCGTCTCCGAACATCCCTATGATCCGAGCTGGGGCTACCAGACCACCGGGCTTTACGCCCCCTCGGCCCGCTTTGGCGATGTGGAGGGCTTTGCCCGCTTCGTTGACGGCGCCCACCGCGCCGGGATCGGCGTGCTGATCGACTGGGTGCCGGCGCATTTTCCGGTCGACGAGCATGGCCTTGCCCGTTTCGACGGCACCGCGCTCTACGAACACGAAGACCCGCGCTTGGGCTTTCACCCCGACTGGAACACCGCGATCTACAATTTCGGGCGCAAGGAAGTGCGCTCTTTCCTGGTCAACAATGCGCTGTTCTGGGCAGAGCAGTATCATGTCGATGGCCTTCGTGTGGATGCGGTCGCCTCGATGCTCTACCGTGATTACTCGCGCAAAGAGGGAGAATGGATCCCCAACGCCGAGGGTGGGCGCGAGAACTGGGAAGCGGTCGAATTCATGCGCGCGACCAACCGCGCGCTCTATGGCACCCATGCGGGAGTCATGACGATTGCCGAGGAATCGACCTCATGGCCGGGCGTTTCGCAACCCGCCTTTGACGAAGGCCCGCGCACCGCATTGGGCTTCGGGTTCAAGTGGAACATGGGCTTCATGCACGACACTCTCCAGTACATGGCGCGCGATCCGGTGCACCGCAAATACCACCACAACGAGATCACCTTCGGGCTCGTCTATGCCTTCTCCGAGAATTTCGTCCTGCCTTTGAGCCATGACGAGGTGGTGCACGGCAAGGGCACGATCCTGGGCAAGATGAGTGGTGATGACTGGCAGCAATTCGCCAACCTGCGTGCCTACTATGCGATGATGTGGGGCTATCCCGGCAAGAAGCTGCTGTTCATGGGACAGGAGTTTGCCCAGCGCCGCGAATGGAGCGAGGAGCGCGCGCTTGACTGGGAGCTGATGGACGCGCCCGCGCATCGCGGCGTCGCGCGGCTGATCTGCGACCTGAACCGCCTCTACCGCGAAACCCCCGCGCTCCATGCACGTGATTGCGAGGGCGAGGGCTTTGCATGGCTGATCGCGGATGATGCCGACAACTCGGTCTTCGCCTGGGTGCGTATGGCGCCGGGCGCGGCTCCGGTGGCGGTGATTTCTAACATGACCCCGGCGCTGCACACGGCCTACCGCGTGCCGCTACCGCATGACGGGGCATGGGCCGAAGTGCTCAATAGCGATGCGGAGATCTATGGTGGAAGCGGTCAGGGCAATCTTGGCCGCGTCGAGGCCCGCGATGGCGCTGCACACATCGTGTTGCCGCCACTCGCCACGATAATGCTGCAATTCGAAGGTTAG
- the glgC gene encoding glucose-1-phosphate adenylyltransferase, which yields MREVTSGRPLARDAMAYVLAGGRGSRLMELTDRRAKPAVYFGGKSRIIDFALSNAINSGIRRIGVATQYKAHSLIRHMQRAWTFLRPERNESFDILPASQRVSENQWYEGTADAVFQNMDIIASLAPKYMVILAGDHIYKMDYELMLQQHVNSGADVTVGCLVVPRMEATGFGVMQVDANDTITAFVEKPKDPPGIPGNEGMALASMGIYVFNTEFLFEQLRRDADDPASKRDFGGDIIPYIVKHGKAVAHRFTNSCIRAAEEIEEYWRDVGTLDAYFEANLDLTDTVPKLNLYDRDWPIWTDAVVAAPAKFVHDEDGRRGFAVSSLVSGDCIVSGSEVRRSLLFTGVKIGSYSDVREAVILPYCNIGRGARLNRVIIDSGVRIPEGMVIGEDPELDARRFRVSEKGVVLVTRDMMARL from the coding sequence ATGAGAGAGGTGACTTCGGGAAGGCCGCTGGCGCGTGACGCCATGGCTTATGTGCTGGCAGGCGGGCGCGGCAGCCGGTTGATGGAACTGACGGACCGGCGCGCCAAGCCGGCGGTCTATTTCGGCGGCAAGTCGCGCATCATCGACTTTGCCCTGTCGAACGCGATCAATTCCGGCATCCGCCGCATCGGCGTCGCAACGCAGTACAAGGCGCACTCGCTGATCCGCCACATGCAGCGCGCGTGGACCTTCCTGCGCCCCGAACGTAACGAAAGCTTCGACATTCTGCCTGCCAGCCAGCGCGTCTCGGAAAACCAGTGGTACGAAGGCACGGCCGATGCGGTGTTCCAGAACATGGACATCATCGCCAGCCTCGCGCCCAAGTACATGGTGATCCTGGCGGGCGATCACATCTACAAGATGGACTACGAATTGATGCTGCAACAGCACGTCAATTCCGGCGCCGATGTGACGGTCGGTTGCCTTGTCGTGCCGCGCATGGAGGCGACCGGCTTTGGCGTCATGCAGGTCGACGCGAACGACACCATCACCGCCTTTGTCGAGAAGCCCAAGGACCCGCCCGGCATTCCCGGCAACGAGGGCATGGCGCTGGCTTCGATGGGGATCTATGTCTTCAACACCGAATTCCTGTTCGAACAGTTGCGGCGCGATGCCGATGATCCCGCTTCCAAGCGCGATTTCGGCGGGGACATCATCCCCTACATCGTCAAGCACGGCAAAGCCGTCGCCCACCGCTTCACCAACAGCTGCATCCGCGCTGCCGAGGAGATCGAGGAATACTGGCGCGATGTCGGCACGCTGGATGCCTATTTCGAAGCCAATCTCGATCTCACCGACACGGTGCCCAAGCTCAATCTCTATGACCGCGACTGGCCGATCTGGACCGATGCCGTGGTCGCAGCGCCTGCCAAGTTCGTCCATGACGAGGACGGGCGGCGCGGCTTTGCGGTATCCTCTCTGGTGTCGGGCGACTGCATCGTCTCTGGCAGCGAAGTGCGGCGCAGCCTGCTGTTCACCGGTGTCAAGATCGGCAGCTATTCCGATGTGCGCGAGGCTGTGATCCTGCCCTATTGCAACATCGGACGCGGGGCGCGGCTCAACCGGGTGATCATCGATTCCGGCGTGCGCATCCCGGAAGGCATGGTCATCGGCGAGGATCCCGAGCTTGACGCGCGCCGGTTCCGGGTCTCGGAAAAGGGCGTGGTGCTGGTCACCCGCGACATGATGGCGCGCCTTTAG
- the glgA gene encoding glycogen synthase GlgA, translated as MGLKVLSVASEAAPLIKTGGLADVAGALPGALAAHGVDVTTLVPGYPAVLAKIGKAKAVHKWDALLGSPARLLAAKLGEHALLVLDAPALFNREGGPYGDASGRDWDDNWRRFAAFARAAADIAGGAVKGRGFDLAHVHDWQAGLVPAYLRLAPPTGGCAVPSVITIHNMAFQGYYPADIFAHLGLPASAWTVDGVESYGGVGFLKAGMQFADAITTVSPTYAGEIRSHEFGMGLEGLVLARSNRVHGILNGIDTREWNPASDPHLAAHFTAARRAGRSKNKRAIEQAFGLERGDGPLFIVVSRLTWQKGMDVLAEVLDHLVGIGGRLALLGAGDGEIEARFRAAAARHPARIGVRIGYDEGLSHLMQGGGDAILIPSRFEPCGLTQLYGLAYACVPVVSRTGGLADTVIDANPAALAAGVATGIQMNAVNDSALAMAISRACALYHRPAEWKRLQTNGMKADFSWDASGAAYAALYRQLLEEQG; from the coding sequence ATGGGCCTGAAAGTCCTCTCGGTCGCGTCCGAGGCTGCCCCGCTGATCAAAACCGGGGGGCTGGCTGATGTGGCGGGTGCGCTGCCGGGCGCGCTCGCTGCCCACGGCGTGGACGTGACGACCCTCGTCCCCGGCTATCCGGCTGTGCTGGCGAAGATCGGGAAGGCCAAGGCCGTGCACAAGTGGGATGCGCTGCTCGGCTCGCCTGCGCGGCTGCTGGCCGCCAAGCTGGGGGAACATGCGCTGCTGGTGCTTGATGCGCCGGCGCTCTTCAATCGCGAGGGCGGGCCCTATGGCGATGCGAGCGGGCGCGACTGGGACGATAACTGGCGCCGCTTTGCCGCCTTTGCCCGCGCGGCTGCCGATATTGCGGGCGGAGCAGTGAAGGGGCGCGGCTTCGATCTGGCGCACGTCCATGACTGGCAGGCGGGCCTGGTGCCGGCCTATCTGCGCCTCGCGCCGCCGACGGGCGGGTGTGCTGTGCCGAGCGTCATCACCATCCACAACATGGCGTTTCAGGGCTACTATCCGGCCGACATTTTCGCGCATCTCGGCCTTCCCGCGTCAGCGTGGACAGTGGACGGGGTCGAAAGCTACGGCGGGGTCGGCTTTCTCAAGGCCGGGATGCAGTTTGCCGATGCGATCACCACCGTCAGCCCGACCTATGCGGGCGAGATCCGCTCACACGAGTTCGGCATGGGGCTCGAAGGGTTGGTGCTGGCCCGATCCAATCGCGTCCACGGCATCCTGAACGGGATCGACACGCGGGAATGGAATCCGGCGAGCGATCCGCATCTGGCGGCCCATTTCACCGCTGCCAGGCGGGCGGGTCGCAGCAAGAACAAGCGCGCGATCGAACAGGCCTTCGGGCTTGAAAGGGGTGATGGCCCGCTGTTCATCGTCGTCAGCCGCCTGACCTGGCAGAAGGGCATGGACGTGCTCGCCGAGGTGCTTGACCATCTCGTCGGGATCGGCGGGCGGCTGGCGCTGCTGGGGGCGGGCGATGGCGAGATCGAGGCGCGCTTCCGCGCTGCTGCCGCACGCCATCCGGCCCGCATCGGCGTGCGGATCGGCTATGACGAGGGCCTCTCGCACCTGATGCAGGGCGGGGGCGATGCGATCCTGATCCCGAGCCGCTTCGAACCCTGCGGCCTGACCCAGCTTTATGGCCTTGCGTATGCTTGCGTGCCGGTGGTGTCGCGCACCGGCGGGCTGGCTGATACGGTGATCGACGCCAATCCGGCGGCGCTGGCAGCAGGCGTTGCCACGGGCATCCAGATGAACGCCGTCAATGACAGCGCTCTGGCCATGGCGATCAGCCGTGCCTGCGCGCTCTATCACCGCCCGGCGGAATGGAAACGGCTCCAGACCAACGGGATGAAGGCCGACTTTTCGTGGGACGCCAGCGGTGCGGCCTATGCTGCGCTCTACCGCCAATTGCTTGAGGAACAGGGATGA
- a CDS encoding alpha-D-glucose phosphate-specific phosphoglucomutase: MITTFATTPFDGQKPGTSGLRKKVRVFQQPGYAENFIQSVFDVAERPAGSTLVIGGDGRFHNRTVIARAIRMAAANGYARVLVGRGGILSTPAASHVIRTYGASGGLILSASHNPGGPEEDFGIKYNIANGGPAPEAVTDAIYARTQTIDRWLMVEGGVEVDLDQVGTSRVGDMAVEVIDSVEDYADLMEELFDFAAIRAAVADGVLTMAFDAMHAVTGPYARDILEGRLGFPAGTVRGGEPLEDFGGHHPDPNLVHAAELYSLMMAPDAPTIGAASDGDGDRNLIIGKGVFITPSDSLAMLAANAHLTPAYSGGLKGIARSMPTSTAADKVAEVLGIPLWETPTGWKFFGTLLDAGRATICGEESAGTGSDHVREKDGLWAVLLWLNILAVTGKPVLQIAAEHWARFGRNYYARHDYEAIESAKANALMTELEASLAGLTGQSFGPLTVAAADQFAYTDPVDGSVSNKQGVRVMFACGSRIVFRLSGTGTEGATLRVYLERYEAADGVLDAETPAMLADLIAAAEAIAGIAAHTGRTAPDVVT, from the coding sequence ATGATTACCACTTTCGCCACCACGCCCTTCGACGGGCAGAAGCCGGGCACATCGGGCCTGCGCAAGAAGGTGCGGGTGTTCCAGCAGCCGGGCTATGCCGAAAACTTCATCCAGTCGGTGTTTGACGTGGCCGAGCGCCCCGCCGGATCGACACTGGTGATCGGTGGCGACGGGCGTTTTCATAACCGCACCGTAATCGCGCGGGCGATCCGCATGGCCGCCGCAAACGGCTATGCCCGCGTGCTGGTGGGCAGGGGCGGCATCCTTTCGACCCCGGCAGCGAGCCATGTGATCCGCACATATGGCGCGAGTGGCGGGCTGATCCTTTCGGCCAGCCACAACCCCGGCGGGCCGGAGGAAGACTTCGGCATCAAGTACAACATCGCCAATGGTGGCCCAGCGCCCGAGGCCGTGACCGATGCGATCTACGCCCGCACGCAGACGATCGACCGCTGGCTGATGGTAGAAGGCGGCGTGGAGGTCGATCTCGATCAGGTGGGCACCTCGCGGGTTGGCGACATGGCGGTCGAGGTGATCGATTCCGTCGAAGACTATGCCGATCTGATGGAGGAATTGTTCGATTTCGCCGCGATCCGGGCAGCCGTGGCCGACGGTGTACTGACCATGGCCTTCGATGCGATGCACGCGGTGACCGGGCCCTATGCACGGGACATCCTCGAAGGCAGGCTCGGATTTCCGGCAGGGACCGTTCGGGGCGGCGAACCGCTGGAGGATTTCGGCGGGCATCATCCCGATCCCAATCTCGTCCATGCAGCAGAGCTTTACAGTCTGATGATGGCGCCCGACGCTCCGACCATCGGCGCGGCATCTGACGGGGACGGGGATCGCAATCTCATCATCGGGAAGGGCGTGTTCATCACGCCGTCGGATTCGCTGGCGATGCTGGCGGCCAACGCCCACCTCACGCCCGCCTATTCTGGCGGGCTCAAGGGCATTGCCCGGTCGATGCCGACCAGCACTGCGGCAGACAAGGTGGCCGAAGTACTCGGCATTCCCCTGTGGGAGACGCCGACGGGCTGGAAGTTCTTCGGCACGCTGCTTGATGCCGGACGTGCGACGATCTGCGGCGAGGAAAGCGCGGGCACCGGCAGCGATCACGTGCGCGAGAAGGACGGGCTGTGGGCGGTGCTGCTGTGGCTCAACATCCTCGCCGTGACAGGCAAGCCGGTGCTGCAGATTGCTGCGGAGCATTGGGCGCGGTTCGGACGCAATTACTACGCGCGCCACGATTACGAGGCGATCGAGAGCGCGAAAGCGAACGCGCTGATGACAGAGCTGGAGGCCTCGCTTGCGGGCCTGACCGGGCAAAGCTTCGGCCCGCTGACAGTCGCGGCGGCGGATCAGTTCGCTTATACCGATCCTGTCGATGGCTCGGTGAGCAACAAGCAGGGCGTCCGGGTGATGTTCGCCTGCGGTTCGCGGATCGTCTTCCGCCTGTCCGGCACGGGCACCGAGGGCGCGACCTTGCGGGTCTATCTCGAACGCTACGAGGCAGCGGACGGCGTGCTCGATGCCGAGACCCCGGCAATGCTGGCCGATCTGATCGCTGCCGCCGAGGCTATTGCGGGTATCGCTGCGCATACGGGTCGCACCGCGCCTGATGTGGTGACGTGA
- the glgX gene encoding glycogen debranching protein GlgX — translation MTPGLGAQLAGGITRFAVRAPLAEALDLCLFDGAAETRRPMTRVGETWVAEVPGDLSGSSYGYRAHGTYDPAQGLWFDPAKLLVDPRALELDRRFVQHPRLGVFGEDTADLVPRAVVSGPLAEVVHQSPRFARGGLIYELNVAGFTALHPDVPPAIRGTVAALAHPAIIAHLRKLHVSAVELMPVIAWIDERHLPPLGLANHWGYNPVAPMALDPGLCPGGVAELRETVAALHEDGIGVILDLVFNHTGESDVHGGTLCLRGLDPAAYATAPDGRLINDTGCGNTLDFANPAVRRLMIDSLVHFVRHCGIDGFRFDLAPVLARGPGFDPQAPIFAELAAEPRLADRVMIAEPWDIGPGGYQLGRFPANWLEWNDRYRDDVRRFWKGEATVGNVATRIAGSSDVFGQDCRSVNFLAAHDGFTLADTVAYADRHNHANGEDNRDGHGENHSWNCGTEGPSDDPLVIARRAADARALLGTLFASTGTIMLTAGDEFGRSQQGNNNAYCQNMPIDWERCDAALEDHVAGLAAARTARLAEYTRFPENGRWLSLEGAPMADWQWQDPATQGFIHEDPPARGGGRLRVDRGARAVSLRG, via the coding sequence GTGACACCAGGGCTCGGTGCGCAGCTTGCGGGCGGCATCACCCGCTTCGCTGTGCGCGCCCCGCTGGCCGAGGCGCTTGACCTGTGCCTGTTTGACGGGGCGGCCGAAACCCGTCGGCCGATGACCCGCGTCGGCGAGACCTGGGTGGCCGAGGTGCCGGGCGATTTGTCCGGCTCATCTTACGGCTACCGAGCCCATGGCACCTATGATCCCGCGCAGGGCCTGTGGTTCGATCCCGCCAAGCTGCTGGTCGATCCTCGCGCGCTGGAGCTTGATCGCCGCTTCGTCCAGCATCCCCGCCTTGGCGTGTTCGGCGAGGACACCGCCGATCTTGTCCCGCGCGCCGTTGTTTCCGGACCGCTGGCAGAAGTCGTCCATCAGTCGCCCCGGTTTGCGCGCGGCGGGCTGATCTACGAGCTTAATGTCGCAGGCTTCACCGCGCTCCACCCGGATGTGCCGCCAGCGATCCGCGGCACGGTCGCCGCGCTGGCGCATCCTGCGATCATCGCGCACCTCAGGAAGCTGCACGTGAGCGCGGTCGAACTGATGCCGGTCATCGCCTGGATCGACGAGCGGCACCTGCCGCCGCTGGGGCTGGCGAACCACTGGGGCTATAATCCGGTCGCTCCGATGGCGCTCGATCCCGGCCTGTGTCCGGGGGGCGTGGCCGAGCTGCGCGAGACGGTGGCGGCGCTGCACGAAGACGGGATCGGCGTGATCCTCGATCTCGTCTTCAATCATACCGGCGAGAGCGATGTGCACGGCGGCACGCTGTGCCTGCGCGGGCTGGATCCGGCTGCCTATGCCACAGCGCCCGACGGCAGGCTGATCAATGATACGGGTTGCGGCAACACGCTCGATTTCGCCAATCCGGCGGTGCGGCGGCTGATGATCGACAGCCTTGTGCATTTTGTGCGGCATTGCGGGATCGACGGCTTCCGCTTCGACCTCGCCCCGGTGCTGGCACGCGGACCGGGCTTCGATCCTCAGGCCCCGATCTTCGCCGAGCTCGCCGCCGAGCCCCGATTGGCTGACCGCGTGATGATTGCCGAGCCTTGGGACATCGGGCCTGGCGGCTACCAGCTCGGGCGCTTTCCGGCGAACTGGCTCGAATGGAATGATCGCTACCGCGATGATGTGCGCAGGTTCTGGAAGGGCGAGGCGACCGTCGGCAACGTCGCCACCAGGATCGCGGGGTCATCCGATGTGTTCGGCCAAGACTGCCGCAGCGTCAATTTCCTCGCCGCGCATGACGGATTCACCCTCGCCGATACGGTCGCCTATGCAGACCGCCACAATCACGCCAATGGCGAGGACAACCGCGACGGCCATGGCGAGAACCATTCGTGGAATTGCGGCACCGAGGGGCCGAGCGATGATCCCTTGGTGATCGCCCGCCGCGCCGCCGATGCCCGCGCGCTGCTTGGGACTCTGTTCGCCTCGACCGGCACGATCATGCTTACCGCAGGCGACGAGTTCGGGCGCAGCCAGCAAGGCAACAACAACGCCTACTGCCAGAATATGCCGATCGACTGGGAGCGGTGCGATGCTGCGCTGGAAGACCATGTCGCAGGGCTCGCCGCAGCCCGCACCGCGCGGCTGGCAGAATACACCCGCTTCCCTGAAAACGGCCGCTGGCTCTCGCTCGAAGGTGCGCCGATGGCCGACTGGCAATGGCAGGATCCGGCCACGCAAGGCTTCATCCATGAAGACCCGCCAGCGCGGGGCGGCGGGCGGCTGCGCGTCGACCGCGGCGCACGCGCGGTATCTTTGCGCGGCTGA